Part of the Uloborus diversus isolate 005 chromosome 2, Udiv.v.3.1, whole genome shotgun sequence genome, AGAcgatttggtttcattttgccGTGACTGACGACCTTGTAGTTCATTGTTGAATAATCTTTGACAAactggaaatttttccaaaattttaaacaagtaGCCTTTACATATAAAAGCTATGCGAACTgatgtgtagaaaaaaaaaatggtcttaCGACAGAAACAGTAATCAATACTGCTTAAAGAGCTATGGTTTCATAAACAACAAGGATTACAAAGTTGAAATGGCCGACGAATGGAATCAATTTATCTTTCTTGGTGTGGACTGGGTGGAAATGAAGGATTTCTTGAATATTGAGGAAAATGTTATTACATGTGAATCTATGTTATTCCTGGAGAAGCGGCTAGTGCAGATTCTGTTGAGAAGTCTTTACCACCTTAAACTAATCAGTAAGCATTggattttgcaaatatttagCTGGAAAATTCCGAAAACATGGATCACTGgaattatgtttaaaaacttAATGATGTTTTCAAATGCTGTAAAAAATGTAAGCAGCCAGTTTCttagaaaaggaattttaataaaatttattctctgtaaagatttttttttttttttttgtaatatcagtaattaggttttttttttttttcaaacaataagcGTTATAGTCTATCTATTATGCAatattcctgaaaaagaaaataaaaagaatggcATCCGCCGAAAACTCCAACCACCGATTACTCGAAGGTCGATTACCTCTCCCTTGGGAGTTCGAGTTGTCGAGTGTTGACTGTGTATTGAACACTGATTATTGGCAGATATCTCCTTGAATCTATACATGCAGAGAatactaaatattattttgctcctgagccttttttttttttttttttttgagcaatcacgattgcttattgctttcatttgagcgTCCTTGATGTcaggttcctttttcagaattgaccaggggcctctgcagcaccgccgtcctccggaggacggagctgctcctctggtcctaacctccactagcagcactgtccaccggaaccccctcctcctaggcggtggcgtccatgtcctgcatacacacacctctacatacaaacacatctacatacacacatgtaaccgcccaggagaaggggcaggcttgggaaTACATGTGagacgtttctagaaacaatagcctccaatgagtaggttcttgtgcaactcgtgattgcgaaaaacataattcgaattcaaagtgtctgaattcaaatttgataaattatacacacacacacacacacacatatatatatatatatatatatatgtttcattCTGCTTTTATAtgttacgttttttctttttattattatgatttattTAGTTATCACTTTCGCTATAAATATACGCTGGAGGCAGGCGATCACTACAGATCATTGTGATCGCCTATCGAATTTCCTTAACTGGCTAATTTTATCGGACGATTCGGCGAATTCGGGAGCAAGCGtgcattattgctttttttttttataattatttattttaatgatgcaGAACTTTTCTGCTCGTAAAATGCAGGTTTGTGAGCAGTCCACTTTATCATTCGGAAACATTCGTATTTTCATTTAGCAAATTGTATTTtcaattagcccccccccccccccctcccccttcaaaaaaaatcaagttcGGGGAGACTCTGATGAGAggggcactttttttttcctttcacacGGAGCAATGGAGAAACTCAGTATAGGCTAGGCTCCTCGATTTAGAACCTCGTATTTTGTTAAAACAGTGCACTACAGGTGTCAGCAACAGAAGACAAGTTTAAGTCCTCGGCAAAAAGAGCTTCTTGATGGATAAATTATAGTACAAACTAATCggtgcaaatcaaaaagtctttcgGAAATAACCGAAATTATCATGCGTTATTCGTATAACCCACCCCCCAAATATGCTTATTTGCGCATTGTCTCGAATGTCAGTTTTCATTCAAAGCTAATGCATTAATGCAGTATTGCATTTCAAGCACTTCCTCTGCTCTGTACAAACCTCCGTACGCATGTCTACATTTCTAGATAAATGTTATTATACTGTCCATATTTTGATGCAATGTAATTTAGAATAGATTATAAATTGATTTCAagtgcgattaaaaaaaaaaatcttcgaatgaGTTGGGATTTTAGGGTCATACAAGATTCCTAAGAAGTATTTTctcgatttttgattttttttttcaattaaatcttcGTTTGTCACTCGTAATTCTCCGCTTATCACAGGCCAACGATAGCCAACCCATGCCTTGGGTTGACTATTTATCGATTAGATTTTAAAACAGTGAATAGTTTTCAGATTTAATTTTGATTATATGGCATTCTAAGAACTCCTGGAGAGTTTTACGTTGACGTAAAAAAATACGCTTATACGCATTTTCTTCTAATAGGGTAAAGTTTTATTAaacactagccgcctgcggcgaccagctggctctcctttttacgccattcgccttatgcaagcagccacctacagcggctgtttggctaacttgtcagtCACCTTTTTATGTCAAGTTTAccaccttcggcggctgtttaaataaatttggcagcggtaTTAATCAATTTACatctatatttttcaatattaatttgaataaagtattttccatATCTATCTCTAGTTGCGTTTTGTGACATTCATCTTTTTACGCCAAGATCGCCGCCTTCGGCGGCAATCTACCTTTTCGATCTATTATCCATTTCTATTGATTTTAACCTCCCCGCTTATTCCGTAATAAAAGCAAAGATCACCCAAAAAACCGCTTTTCTTAATTAatgaaatcgtgcaaaaaaaaaagttctctccTTTATTCactgtagtgtgcaaaaagtagtgttTGCCAAAGAAAGAAATGTTGTTTTAATTGAATGAAATGTGCAGAACTTTGTAATGTAACGTAGTTTTGATACAGCAACACGTCCGGCCGGGGGTGGGGgaggaaagagaaaaaagaaataaatgggggcaatccctaaataaaatgaaaaaaggaaagaaaaaaagcaagcgctgccggaagatcagaaaaaaaaaaaaaaaactttgtagcgATTAAAGATTCGATGTCACagtatcgaatcgaaatccaggGTGTGACTTCATAGATACGAGAAGCATGTTTTTTCGACCTATTCGACTGACGCGTGAAGATTTGATGATGttgttttgtattaaaaaaattttagaaaaaaaactattgcgtatttatgaaaaaaaaaaaattcttctaaacACTTTTTGAGGGGTGGGCTAGGCAAAAAATAAAACCTAGAAAAAAgcgcaaaataaaggtttttttcaaaaatttaaaaaaaaaaatagaaaaatcggTTGATCTGCTTTCATGTTTTTCTCATCATGTTAGGAATTAAATTTGCTacaatttagtacaaaaaatatttttctagcgCAATTGGTTTGGTTGCTGTGGGGTAAAAAgagctaaaaactgctaaaaatcacataaaacattaaataactttttttccaattaaaatatcaaaaatcgaagcccaagGTGCACAGCACACCGTCGGCAAAAGTTGCacctgcataccaaatttcatctttctagaccttaccgttttccctgGATGCGCGtcactaacacacacacacacacacacacacacatacaaacacacatacaaacatcttgttttattatatgtatagaagaagatttataataaaaaatatttgcgggAATTTAAAGTAGTAGTATTTATAATTTGCAATAagataagtttttgtttttgacatagatggcagcactacattTACAAACGGTTCGTTTGATGTTGCGGAAAAGAAGAGCAGAATCGTGTtaaattaaacttgtttttttttttttttttttatttctctgaaaCAAGGCTCAAAGTAATGAATCCGACGATCTGGTCTTTCTCCAaagcataagagaaaaataatgcaaaacaaaaCCATAGAGAGAgaggaaagaaaaacaaaaaaacaaaaaaatgttttttaacaaatacagtttttaaatgtcggggaaagggggggggggatcggcaTAAGTCTGTCAACTTCCGACAAATGAtcatgtttttgaacttttcacgtCTTTCGCTCCTTCAAAAGAAAGTTAATGGTTCATACAATGCTCCCTTCCTCTCGAAAAAAAGATAATGCATATGCCTAAGAaatttcgaaaactgaaaaaaattagggggcgcccttttcaaaaaaaatggagTATGATGTGGGAAAACGGAGgttatatttggattcaggaggtcattttacataagaatcagcaagaatggtgGAAGAAGGATTTGGAACGGATttcgcaaagttttttttttttttttttcatctccttttttcataatttctttctGCAACTTTTGTTTCATACATCCTATCAAAATTACAAATGAATTTCCGAGTTACAATATGACGCTTCCGATTTTATGTACCTTTAATTACTGAAAAGAAAAAGCATTGGTGTTGATCAGGAGATGGCTTATTAATGGATCAGGGTGAGGGCTCACGGACCACGTAGCAGTAAAATATCTTCAAATGTTCAAATGCCTTCCGTTAAGAAAAAGTAGAATGCTATAGTAAATGTAATCGATGATATGTGGCTATAATTTCGACAaagcatttattaaaaacaaaaactctttGCATTTCAAGACTTATGTGAACCTACTTGTAAAACAATGaaagtacagtacaacctcgtttatgtTGACAACCTAGGACCAAAGACAACCCgaataatcaaaaatttggatAATTCGGGTAGTATTGATTATTCAACCAACAAATCCTTAAATACGCAGACTTACCGTTTAttacgaaaaataaaatcatgtttagtaacattttacagaattGTTTTCAGggcagaaaatataaaaatatgtcatttcttttcaaataattgGTCCCCTATGTGCCTATGTCTTCCGTCTCAAACACGCGTGGCGTTCGAATGAAGCACCGTAACACCAAAGCTTTATCattaatagattaaaataaaaaacgacgGTTCAGCAAACTTGTAATTAGGCTCTAGCTGGCAAGATTTGACGTTATTTATGCAcacccaatttttttttaaagtatacatATTTTATCCGGATTATCCAGATCAACGGGGGCCGAAAAACGAACTTCTATTATACTTTTTACATAGGATTAAACTAAAGTCTACTGCTCATTCAATTCAGTGCCCTCTAATTGTAATATGTTTAagagaaattcatttttaaagtatttttttcttggtGTAAAAGATATCAGTAAAAAGGTATTATACAACAGTTTGACTCTGATAAATTAACTGCCGATTCACTGAAGCTTGAAAGATTCCATTTTACTAAGATAAAGGAAGAGGAAAGTCGGTTTGCACTGCGATATTGCTTGTTGGAGTAGTGCAAATCTAAGGATTTcccttttttcaattcaaacatgaATGAGTATGCCCAAGGTCAAGAGCCACACACTATAAGATAAAAGAACTATTAAGACGAATTCCATCAACAAAACGAgcgtatttattattattattattattattttatttattattattatttttttttttttgatgtattgcGTGATGAAAGTAGCTATTTATGTGACAAGTGTACGTACTGTACAAATAATGTACTAACAGCATTTAAAAAACTAGGAaagggaaaaattcaaatttatcgtAGCTCTTGACCGTATAATAGTAAAAAAGAACagccaatttctttcttttggtgaaTTAGATATTGTTCTTAAGAACACAGTTATACTTTACGTTATGAAACAGCAAAAAGGAAGTTTTTGATATTCTAATAATATTTCAAGACTACTAATTCTGTAACGCATCATCTAAATTTTCATCGTCGAATCAGATTTGAAGACTTCCAAATTGAACTTGAAACGAACTAAATGCGTATAAGCATTTGTAAGGTATTGGAAAAACACAAAAACAATCAATATAAAATCGTTTTAATGCACAACATTTAAAAACTAACAACTATGCATATATATTGGTCCATTGCGAGAATTTTAGAATTCATAATAAAATACACAACAGTTTTTTAAGGCAATATCACAACAATGAATAATCCGAGACTTCGTGCATACAGTTCATTATATTAACTGGTAGTTGACGACCAGTTTTACCACGCATTACAACGTTAGAATGCGTATACGGGGAAGAAGCTGGCCTTTTGAAATAGCCACTGTCAACAAGTAGTTCTCGAATTCCATCAACAGAACGAGCGTTTGATATTTTCCTGGTATCCTGACACAAGACTCCAGAAGTTGCACAACCTATGTCTAAACTAGCACTATGCAGACTGTCACCAATAGAAGACAACTGGGACACACCTAATTGGGATGGCTTCAGTGGAATGGACAAATTTAAAGAGTCAACAAAGTTTTCACACGAGGGTGCATCATCACTCAGAGGATCAAACTCTGTGCAGATACTCGAGATATCACGTGTTTCAAGTTCTTTCGCACCTTTCCAGCATAGATGGCCATTTACTAATTTGGCACCCTCTTCCTTGCCAATGACACCGATGGCTGACGTTTTGCGCGAGGCAAAGCCCCAGTTCTGAAATGTCGTTTGGCTGCTTTGACCACTAAGGTTTGGAACGGACAAACCAGAATTCAGTGTGGGCTGATAAGCAAAGGGAGATTGAACTAAAGTCGATGCCGACGAGTAATTTGGACCAGTTGGCGTGGAAAAATCTACAAGGTCTTTGGAATGATCAGTTGTATGGCTAGAATGAGAAAATGGTTGTTCTGGTTGATAGCTGCTGTTCAATGGAATATCCGTAAAACTTCCCGTGTCATAAACATGCCCATAATCAACAGGTTCATTTTGTTGTAATTTGGACTTAGCTTGGGCTTCCGTCAAAAGCATAGCAGGAAGACTTTGCGTTTTGGAGAAATCTCCATAACCTAAAGGGGAATAAGGCGAAACGGCATTAAGATTAGAACGTTTATTATATGCATTTGCTATACCAGGTTCCCTCCAATCTTCTGTACTACTCATTCCGAAGTTTTTTACACAGGAATCATTGTCGACAGGTTCTTCTAAGGCACGAATTCTATCTTTCAGCGAAGCAATTTCTAAGTTTCTTCTCTCTAGCGTTTCTTGCATAGACTGTTTGGCCTCTAATGCATCTTTTAATTCTGCTTTTAAACGGGATTCTACTTTTAACCAATTTGCCATTCTAGATGGCTCATTCTGTTCTAGTTTGGCCCGAAGAATATCGTTCTCCATCACATACGTTAAAAGTTGCTTCTGAAGTTCTAATACGTTCGTTTCTTTCAAAATAGATGAAACTCGTCTGCGACTTTTCTCACTAAACTGGAGATATTTTCTTTTGACATTCGCTTTTTCTATGTCTACCATAAAGCCTTGAGTTTCAGCTTTGAATTTCGAGTCACCGATAATTTGTATTTTCTCGTGTAGACTACGGTTTTCCGTCAAAGATGCATCCAGTTGTTGTTGCActttaagtttttctttcattACAGCTTCGGTAGCAAGTTCCAGCTTAGCTAACCGGGACTTGAGTTCATCTCGCTCAGCCCTAACCTCAGACAATTGTCTCTGAGTAtctactttttcaaataaaaggttGTCCAGCAACAAATTATTGGAATGTTCATTCATTTCAGGTTTTTGGCTCGCTTTTTCTGGTGTAACACTGCCTTCAACCTGCTGAAGAAGTACTAAACTCTTTTGGTCAATCAAGTCCAAAAGTTGTAAAAGCTCATCATTTTCCTCCGAGCTTTTACAAGGCTCTGTGTGAAGAAGACTGCTTTCACTTGCCCCAATGCCACTGTCCTTATTTAAGCTGTCGCTTTTGGATAATTCGGTTTTAACAGTTGACGAACTTGACCGACTGCTAGCAACTTCTTTTGCTGAAATCTTTTCTGATGAATGGGATATTGCTTGAGCACCTTGCTTGGTAGGAGTCAAATGCTTATTAACATCGTCAATAGCCCGCATCAGACGTTCTTGAAGACTTTCAAGGACTGCCATTCGGGACTGAAGTGCCTGTAATAGCAAAATTTCAACGTTATGTTTTTTACTCGTCAGCAAATATTTTACAgacaaacaaaataaaactgagttttcttaaaacaaattcATGTGATAATGCAATCTCAATTATAATGTTCTTGTTTTCCTACAAAATATTATGTTTGTAGAATAATAAATAGAACAGGATAGGTTTGCATTTTATAGAAGGCAtgctttttcttaatttaattattactttttttttcgaagaaagttttacaaaaaaatccgTATATTTAAAAGAAAGGATTACGCTATTTGaggtaaaattatttattcattataccaGCCATATTTATACTCTcaagtttgtgaaaattgcaagaacatgaaggactcattggaaTGGAATAAAACCTTCTGCTCATAGTcaataaacgatcaaaattacagatcaatgaaTCAATGCTAATTTCATTGTCATCttccatcttttacaaatacgTATCAGAGTTGAGGCATTACGCCCCATGTGGGCACTGATTTCTCCATACGTAAGTTCGCCCTCGCGCATGCCGATCATGTAACCCTATTCGAACTCCGTTACTCGTTCGTATGACGCTCTGTGTTTTGGACGTGGCATATAgagtactagagaaacatctaccatcggcAGATAATCATAGTATCAAAAAACCGTTACAGCCCTTTATGTACTGAGTCTACGCCGCAGTTCAGAGGGCGTTTCTCAATCCACGCATGCGCGACgtctctgtaattctaatcatttgcatatcttatcctgctgtacatttcctgtgaatttcTATTCATTTGCataactccttcttggtgttacaattttcacaaacatgagtgtacaTTATCTCTTTATCGAGGGTGCTGCAGTAACGGAATTAATTTAATCAACAAAACGAAACTTACACACTTATAATAGAACATGACCATTtaaaagtgtcaaaaaatatattgcagtCAAGCATTTTGCTGGCTACAGCATTGCCTAAAATGTCACAACTCAAGCCACTGAAGAACTTTTACGATTATTCAGCAAAATGACTGAGTAAGGTGAACAAATCaaagtagtggccagtgcttagtagtgcttcagtagtgggcACTTCAAGCTTTATATTCGAAAAAATAGGATTAATattttcccaatggattcaaacgtgcgaGAGGTAAGACTTCCTGCAAGTTTGATGAACTTttaaatccattgggagacctggagtcccattttttcaaatataaatcttgaaatggccactactgaagcactggtcactactggtgtgtttatcttACATAATgcagaaatagaaaatattagTGTTGTTGACATAAACTTACGTCAGATGTTTTTAATTGCAGTTGAATCCTGAGTTTGAACGTAGTTTTGTTATATTTGGGTGTTTTTTATgtaccacactgttaaaaattttccggaaaatttacggtaattgttactggcatccatgttgccagtaaatattaccgtaaaaatcaaatgttactgtaaaattttacggtttcctcggcgTACGGTTTCCTCCTTCCGTTGCGTATGGAAAGAAGAAAAGTAGAAGTCTAACGTTTTCCATGCTATGCTTCCTGTCACAGCGCTAATGTCACAGTAAGCCACAgtaaccaattggcgctgggatcgctaatttctccggtataaattaccaaaaaattaagcgatgctgtaagtccgccattttaccgtaacaattaccagaaaatcttccttaATTTTTAAGAGTGCAATCATTcatatgaaaacattcaaaaaataaatctttcgtGCAAATTCTAATATTATTCTCGAGCTTTTAAAGGGCTTTGTTTTGGCTTCGTGAAATTAAAAACGACATTTTCCATTCCTTTTGGTGCAAATTAGTCAACTTTTTCGAAAGTGACATAAATAACTTGTGTAGAAAGAACGACAAAACAAGGTGAATGCCGTTGCAAAAATGATATCCGTTGATTTTACAAATGCGTGTGGAAAGAAGAAAGGTAGAAGTCTAACGTTTTCCACGCTATGCTTCCTGTCACAGCGCTAATAAGAATTGACTTACGCAATGTATACAGACAACTCTTATTAAAAGTATATTCAAACACGATTTAATCTACTGATGACTGAGAAAGTTCTAGATGGGTCACGCAAATATCAGTAAGAAAACTTCACACGCAACCTTGTTATTGAAAGCTGAGCATACAGGAACGAGTTGTCAGAAATTCGGCAAAGCTCGCaattttattgtttgattttCTTACAAATGAAACGTTTAGCTAGAAAAACCATGAAATTTGAACCGTTGAATGCAGGTTAGAAGGAAATGCTTGGAATTttaagtgcttgaatttttttccccttttttttttttttgagggggagggtcAAAAATACGTAAGTTTGGTAGCTTTAATTTAAAGGAAAAGTGATcccccattttaaaaaaaaaattttttaaaaaaaccagtaaactcccgattattccGATACTATAGGATATcgcggtaaccgcggataagcgaattcgCAGATAATCCTCAAATTTGGTTAAAACGACGGTAGtggccgtgggcaggtaaacggtagtatcaGCATAAAtgggttttcgagatatttgaagaaatatgttggattcaatactaacattagaaaaatgttggaattagactttttttttttggggggggggcctttttttctgcggaaaccaaataagcaagcttgtacaataaaactaacttacaacagatgacaaaactacaaaaaaaaaaaaaattgcagcccTTTACACGCCCACGGCAGTATGCAACAGCtttgaaaaatgtcaaaaacattCGCATATTTAGAGTATAGTTAAGACGATAACAGATAACTGTACactggctcccaaaagtgtttgtacacctacgactttcaatgaaattggccattatccattggttagaattaatatttcggaataggtattttattataagatctatgatctattttaacaaaactacatgaaaatttttaataaaacattaaaacataattttaaaaaaaatcgaaaacaaaaaattgccggaaattttatctcacaaaagtcttcgtacactttgaaaaaatgtcaaaaaattggtaaataatctaactttttacaaagcaattatttagtagaatatcatacaatatcaacaacagcttttaaacgtctgggagtagatttcattgttttttctttctttttttgtgcaatttctgagtaagtgttcagccgcacttcgagtctcactgtttctagttcgcttttcgtttcaatggtgtattttcgtaatctagctaccagatatctccaaatatgttccattaagtttaaatctggagattgaggagatatttctaagcttaaggacaatttttgaggcaccaaacgcaaacgtgtgcttcttatcgttatcttgataaaaaacaaagttgtttccgattaccaaattttgggctaatagtttaaaattattttttaaaatatttaaatgaacagcatgatttattattgcatcaaaaaattccaaatttccaggtcctgatgctgttatgcaccctcacacaagaacaccttcaccgtcctgattaactgatccaactaagttcttaagattaaattcttcattttttcttctcttgacaattatacaacaatttacccaaaatattaaatttattttcatctataagtaagacgttgttccaaaacgttttgagcttatttatcattgattttacgacggaaagcgtaagcttactgtttttcgcaggaacaagaaattttttgcgggaagaggtcccattaatccagctaaccaaagaacttgacgaacaattttacgtgaaaactaaacgtaaaatgtttcattcaattctgcagaaactttttcagcactcaaatgtgtatttttcataatttttttaactgtaaacctccgatcacgctttgttaactttgtcagttgaccttttcttcccttgttttcgatccgattcttgtctttaaagcattttaaagcccttcactatggaatggtataaattaactaatttagagatatttcaaaccaatttatggctattgtgaggggaaaaaatcaaatttcgaatcatgtttgttgttttctacgcatacctgccattttaaaataataagcagaatattagggaataaataaacaaaaaattgaaggcaaatgactttatagtatcattacaatgcaaaaataattttaaaaaaaaccatacatgataatgttaattatgaatttattcgaaaatatttcagtgtacgatgacttttgtggcgtatcttttctctgtctcttcgttttctgagaaatttcaaaaataaaatgtggcaatatttagaaaaaaaattactgggttttattcagaatggcataggaatggtgtgaaaaaaaattggacttcatatttgaattcagttttgcattatttgattttactacaaaatttcaaggtgtacgaacacttttgggagccactgtatgtaaatatttatttattattattttttttcacgaacccggTTTTTACGAGAACTCGGTAAGAACGAGCAAATATCACGGTCCCTTCGCTCTCGttttaagcgagttcgactgtacaaaGTGTTGTATTAGAATTTTCAATTcgtgttaaaataaaaaaggctCTGGGgtgtttgaggggggggggatcctctAAAAACTCCTCGTGGTGC contains:
- the LOC129217023 gene encoding uncharacterized protein LOC129217023 isoform X2; the encoded protein is MAVLESLQERLMRAIDDVNKHLTPTKQGAQAISHSSEKISAKEVASSRSSSSTVKTELSKSDSLNKDSGIGASESSLLHTEPCKSSEENDELLQLLDLIDQKSLVLLQQVEGSVTPEKASQKPEMNEHSNNLLLDNLLFEKVDTQRQLSEVRAERDELKSRLAKLELATEAVMKEKLKVQQQLDASLTENRSLHEKIQIIGDSKFKAETQGFMVDIEKANVKRKYLQFSEKSRRRVSSILKETNVLELQKQLLTYVMENDILRAKLEQNEPSRMANWLKVESRLKAELKDALEAKQSMQETLERRNLEIASLKDRIRALEEPVDNDSCVKNFGMSSTEDWREPGIANAYNKRSNLNAVSPYSPLGYGDFSKTQSLPAMLLTEAQAKSKLQQNEPVDYGHVYDTGSFTDIPLNSSYQPEQPFSHSSHTTDHSKDLVDFSTPTGPNYSSASTLVQSPFAYQPTLNSGLSVPNLSGQSSQTTFQNWGFASRKTSAIGVIGKEEGAKLVNGHLCWKGAKELETRDISSICTEFDPLSDDAPSCENFVDSLNLSIPLKPSQLGVSQLSSIGDSLHSASLDIGCATSGVLCQDTRKISNARSVDGIRELLVDSGYFKRPASSPYTHSNVVMRGKTGRQLPVNIMNCMHEVSDYSLL
- the LOC129217023 gene encoding uncharacterized protein LOC129217023 isoform X1, with protein sequence MSSSKEKEDRMAINTPVFLLIQEQAKSEVAIQALQSRMAVLESLQERLMRAIDDVNKHLTPTKQGAQAISHSSEKISAKEVASSRSSSSTVKTELSKSDSLNKDSGIGASESSLLHTEPCKSSEENDELLQLLDLIDQKSLVLLQQVEGSVTPEKASQKPEMNEHSNNLLLDNLLFEKVDTQRQLSEVRAERDELKSRLAKLELATEAVMKEKLKVQQQLDASLTENRSLHEKIQIIGDSKFKAETQGFMVDIEKANVKRKYLQFSEKSRRRVSSILKETNVLELQKQLLTYVMENDILRAKLEQNEPSRMANWLKVESRLKAELKDALEAKQSMQETLERRNLEIASLKDRIRALEEPVDNDSCVKNFGMSSTEDWREPGIANAYNKRSNLNAVSPYSPLGYGDFSKTQSLPAMLLTEAQAKSKLQQNEPVDYGHVYDTGSFTDIPLNSSYQPEQPFSHSSHTTDHSKDLVDFSTPTGPNYSSASTLVQSPFAYQPTLNSGLSVPNLSGQSSQTTFQNWGFASRKTSAIGVIGKEEGAKLVNGHLCWKGAKELETRDISSICTEFDPLSDDAPSCENFVDSLNLSIPLKPSQLGVSQLSSIGDSLHSASLDIGCATSGVLCQDTRKISNARSVDGIRELLVDSGYFKRPASSPYTHSNVVMRGKTGRQLPVNIMNCMHEVSDYSLL